Within the Tessaracoccus flavescens genome, the region GGTGTAGGCGTGGCTGCCCCACGTTCTCGTGCGCTCAACTGCGCGCGGCGGGGGCTCCTCGATCGTGTAGAACTGCGTCTTCGAGTCGTCGACCCACCCGGCGAAGATCATCACGTGCCCGGCGGCCCCTGCTGTGCCGCCCCCGCCCCGCCGCCGGGGCTCATCGAGGCGGAGAATCCACGGACCCCGCCCGCGGCATCGTCGAATGCGCCCGCGGCCTTTGCCCACGAAGCGGCGTCGAAGCTGATCGTCACTGCTGCTCCTCCATCTCGCGCACGAGGGATCTCAACTGGTCTCCGGTCAGGGCGGGCATGGTCGGCTGTGGTGCCTGCCGCAGAGCCGCCGCCTGCGCATCGAGCGCCGCGTTGGCCGCCTCGGTGAGCGCCTCCTGGAGGTCGTAATGCTGGGCCAGCGCCCTCCAGACGGGGCTGATCGTCACCTCTGTGACGGTGGCGCCCGTGAGTTCGACCTGAATGGCCGCGTTCGCCGACGAGCCGACCACCGGCGCGTTGCTGATGTGTTCCATGCCGACTCCCTCCGGACGCAACACTATGGCTGGCCCAGTTCATCACCACGCCCCGACAAGCACCCTCATCGCTAACTGGAGTAGTTCGTTTACTGGAAAAATACCAGATAACCGGCTAGGGTGGCGGGCATGGAGAAGGACTGGAACCACGACCTGCGAGACGCCGGTCTGCGCGTCACCGCCGGCCGGGTCGCCGTCCTGAGCGAGCTCGACGCCCACCCGCACAGCGGCGTCACCGAGCTCGCGGAGGCCGTCCGGTCGCGCATCGGCAGCACCTCGCTGCAGGCCGTCTACGACACGCTCTCCGCGCTGCACCGCTCCGGCCTGATCCGACGGGTCGAGCCGGCAGGCCAGCCGCCGCGCTACGAGATCCAGCACGGAGACAACCACCACCACCTGATGTGCCGTTCGTGCGCAGCGATGTTCGACGTCGCCTGCTCGGTCGGCCACTCCCCCTGTTTGTCCCCCAGTGACGCCCGGGGCTTCGTCGTCGACGAGGCCGAGGTCATCTACTGGGGGCTGTGTGCACAGTGCAACGAATCCCACGAGAGGTAGATCACATGAGCAACCGCGAAACCATGGGCGAACAGCAGCCCATCGGCGTCTCGACCCGACTGAACGGCGCGCCGGCCGAGTCCGATGCGCATTCGCTGACTGTCGGCAATGACGGCCCGATCGTGCTGCACGACGTCCACCTGGTCGAGCAGCTCGCCCACTTCAACCGCGAGCGGGTGCCGGAGCGCACCCCGCACGCGAAGGGCTCCGGCGCCTTCGGAACCTTCACCGTCACCAACGACGTGACCGCCTACACCAAGGCCGCCCCGTTCCAGCCGGGCGCTGAGACGAAGATGGTCGCGCGCTTCTCCACCGTCGCGGGTGAGCAGGGCTCCCCCGACACGTGGCGCGACGTGCGCGGCTTCTCGACGCGCTTCTACTCCACCGAGGGCAACCTGGACATCGTCGGCAACAACACCCCCGTGTTCTTCCTGCGCGACCCCATGAAGTTCCCCCACTTCATCCGCTCGCAGAAGCGACTCCCGTCCTCCGGCCTGCGCGACAACAACATGCAGTGGGACTTCTGGACCGCCTCGCCCGAGTCGGCCCACCAGGTGACCTACCTCATGGGTGACCGCGGCCTTCCGAAGTCCTGGCGACACATGCACGGCTTCTCCTCGCACACCTACATGTGGATCAACGCGGCGGGCGAGAAGCACTGGGTGAAGTACCACTTCCGCACGAACCAAGGCGAGGAGAACCTGACCGCGGCCGAGGCCGAGAAGATCGCAGGGGCCGACGCCGACTACCACCGTCGCGACCTGCATGAGGCCATCGAGCGCGGGGAGTTCCCGTCCTGGACCCTCCACGTCCAGGTGATGGCCTATGCGGACGCCGAGGACTACCGGTTCAACCCGTTCGACCTGACCAAGACCTGGTCGCAGAAGGACTACCCGCTGATCGAGGTGGGCGTCATGGAGCTGAACAAGAACCCGGACAACTTCTACGCACAGATCGAGCAGGCTGCCTTCTCGCCGTCGAACATCATCCCCGGAACCGGCATCTCTCCCGACAAGATGCTGATGGCCCGAGTCTTCGCCTACCCGGACGCGCACCGGGCGAGGATCGGCTCGAACTTCCACCAGCTGCCCGTTAACCAGCCGGTGACGAAGGAGTTCAACAACTACGCCGAGCAGGGGCACATGCAGTACCACCACACCGGTGACGCCCCCGTGTACGCCCCGAACAGCTACGGCCGGATGTTCTCCGAGGCCCAGGGCGTGGCCGAGGACGGCTGGGAGTCCGACGGCGCCCTCGTGCGCTCGGCCGCGACCCTGCACGCCGAGGACGACGACTTCGGCCAGGCGGGAACGCTGGTGCGGGAGGTCTTCGACGACGAGCAGCGCGACCGCTTCGTCGAGACGGTCTCCGGCCAGCTCCTCGGCGGACTGACCCCCGAGGTGCTGGAGCGCGCCTTCCAGTACTGGAAGAACGTCGACGAGACGATCGGCCAGCGCATCGAGGACGCGGTCCGCGCGGCGGGCTGACCCCGAAGCAGAAGAGGCGGTGGTCCCCCCGGGGGCCGCCGCCTCTTCGCGTCTCACAGGGAGATGTAGGGCGCCTCAGGCGGGGCCTCGATGATGCCCGCCTCGGTCAGGAACTCACCCATCCGCGCGAAGGCCGCCTCGTCGACGGAGACGTCGACCTTCCCGTCGCGCAGCCACATCTGCGTCGTGGCCTCGAGCACCTTGGCGGCCGCCTCGCGCTGCGTGGCGTCGGAGAGGGCGGGCACCTGCTTCGCCGTCGCCTCAAGCGCCGCCTGCGGGTCGTCGATCACCGCCTGCTGTGCCTCGGCCATCGCGTCGGCCATCCGCTTGAGGCTCGCATCCTCGAGTGCGCCGCCCCTGGTGATCAGGCTGGGCCCGACAAGGCTCGGCTCGCTCTCGCTGGTCACCGGAAGCGCGAGCGGCGTGCCACCCCTCAGCTGCAGCTGCACGAGCTCGTTGTTGATGAACCCGACGATGAAGTCGACCTTCCCGGCCTCGAGGGCACTGAGCGCCGTGTAGCCGATGTCCTGCAGTGTGACCTGCTGCTCCGTCAGCCCGGAGCGGTGGATGGCGCACAGCGCCGCGTAGTAGCTGGAGCCAAAGTGGCCGGGGATGCCGAGCGTGCGTCCTTCGAGGACGGTGAGCGGCTCGGGGGGAAGGGTGAGGGTGCCGTCGAGGCCGATCACGTTGAGCGGGTAGGTCTGGTACGACGTGGCGAAGGTGCGCAGGTCGTTGCCTCCTGCAGCCGCGACCATCGCCTCGTCTGCGGAGGCGAACACGACCTGTTCGCCGCCGCGAAGCAGGGCGCCGAACACGTCCTCCTGTTCTCCGTGGTGGCGTAGCGTCACGTCGAGGCCGTTGTCGGCGAAGATGCCGCGGTCGACGCCGAGGTAGAAGGCGCTGAACTGGACGTTGGGGATGTAGGTGAGGCCGACGGTGACCTTCCCGCCCTGCTCTCCGCCGCTCGTGCCGCAGGCGGCGAGGCCCACCGCGGCGCCGGCCGCCAGCCCGCCGAGCAGGAAACCGCGTCGGTCGATCATGAGGATTCTCCTTGGAGTCGGTTGACGGCGGCACGCTCCAGCAGCGTGACGAGGCCGTGCAGGATGAGGGCTGAGATGGAGACCCAGGCGACGACGGCGAAGACGCCCGCCGTGTCGGCCGCATCCCGGGAAAGGGTGAGCAGGGTGCCCATTCCGGTGCCGCCCATGACGAGTTCACCCACGACGGCGCCCGTCATGGCGAGCACGACCCCTCCGCGCACCCCTGCGAGGATCGCGGGAGCGGCCATGGGTGCCTCGATGTGGACGAGCCGCTGCCAGCCGCTCGCCCCGTCGAGCATCGCATTCTCGACCACGCGCATGTCGAGCGAGCGGAGTCCCACGACGGTGGTGGTGACGATCGGGAAGAACGCGACGATGGCGCACAGGACGGCGATGGGGACGGTCCCGTAGCCGATCCACAGCACGAGCAGCGGGGCGATCGCGACGAGTGGGACGGTCTGGGACAGCGCGACGAACGGCTCGACCACCGCGGCGAGCACCCGTGAATGGGCGATGCACACACCGAGCGGGAGTGCCACGAGCACCGCGATGACGGCGCCGAGCACGGCCGCGGTGAGGGTGGGTGCGAGGTAGCGCCAGGCGACCCCGGTGGCCGCCTGGTCAAGCATGCGGCCGAGCACCTCGCCAGGGCCGGGAAGCAGGTACGGGCCGATCAGGCCGGCGGCCGTCACCGCCCACCAGATGCCGACGATCAGCGACGCGGCGGCCAGCGCAGGCATCCAGCGGCCCTTCAGGGGTCGGGTGCGCGCCGTGTAGGCGGACCACAGCCCCAGGTGGGAGAGGCGCTGACGCCGGTTCATGGAACCCCGTTTCCATCCATGGCTCCGGGGCGGTCGCGACAACACCGCCGTCCAAGATGCGTGCGCACGCGCACGCCACGGCAGTGGCGCCGTGTTCCTCCCATCCAGACTCTCACTGTCGGTCTCGGAATTTCACCGAGTCAACCCTTCGGCCATGAGGCCTGGGGGGTCGCGGACTGTCACCGCCGGTTCGGACTTACACCGACCCCGGAACACGTTTGGCCACAGATTAGCACGCACCGACAGCCCGGCTCCCGCCGCGCCAGGTCAGGTCCAGAACAGCTCCTCGGTGACCTCGTGCGCCCTGCGCAGCAGGCGGCGGGTCTCGTCGTCGAGCCGTGAGGCCTGCCCCGTCGGATAGCCGAGGACGTCGGCGATCGCCGCGAGCTCGCGAGCGTCGGCAGGCATCGAGTCGCTCGCCCTCCCCCGTACAAGCATCATGGCGTCGCGCAGCTCGCTCGCTCGCCGCCAGGCCCCGGCCAGCCGACTCGCCTGCTGGGCGGTGACCAGGTCGAGCTCGGCGAGCGCGTCGAGCGCCGCCATGGTTGAAGGGGTGCGCAGCTCGACGTGTGCGTGCGCATGCTGGAGTTGGAGCAGCTGGACGGTCCATTCGACGTCGGAGAGGCCGCCGGGGCCGAGCTTGAGGTGCCTGTCCCGGGCAACCCCGCGCGGGATGCGTTCCTTCTCCATCCTGGCCTTCAGCTTGCGGATCTCGACCACCTGCTGCTGCGTCAGCCCACCGTCGCGATAGCGGAACCGGTCGGTGCTCTCCAGCACCCGGCCGGCCAGCTCCCGGTTACCCGCGCCCGGCCGGGCACGGAGCAGCATCTGCGCCTCCCAGGTGGAGGCCCACTTGTCGTAGTAGGCGATGTAGGAACCGACTGTGCGCACCTGCGGTCCGCCCTTTCCCTCCGGGCGCAGGTCGCTGTCGATCACCAGCGCGGGGTCGGGTCCAGGCTTGCCGACGATCTCCGCGGCGCGCCGCACGAGCGAGGTCGCCTTCGTGATCTCCTCCGGCTCGACGCCGTCCGGCACGACGAACATGCAGTCGGCGTCCGAGGAGTAGCTCATCTCGTAGCCTCCCCATCTTCCGAGCGCGATCACGCCGACATCGCAGGCGTCGATCTCGCGGCGGGCGAGGAACAGCCCCGCGTCGATGGTGGCCGAGGCCAGGTCGCTCAGCGCGGTGCCGACCGCAGTGAGGTCGGCGAGGCCGAGCACGTCTGCGAGCGCGATGCGGCAGAGCTCGGAGCGGCGAAGGGCACGGACCGAGGCGATCGCCTTGTCCAGGTCGTCGTGGCGCGAGGCGGCCCGCTGCATGGAGGTGGCGAGTTCCTGGGCCGAGCGGGGGCGCAACTCCTCGTTGCTGCCGAGCATCCGGATCATGTCCGGTGCGCGACTCAGCAGGTCGACCACGTAGCGGCTCGACGAGGCGATGCGGGCGAGCCGGTGCGCCATGTAGCCGTCGTCGCGCAGCGCCCGCAGGTACCAGGAGGCGGTGCCGAGCGCCTCGGAGAGCTGGCGGAAGGCGAGCAGCCCGAAGTCGGGGTTCGGACCTTCCGCGAACCAGCCGAGCATCGCGGGGAGCAGCTGGCGTTGGATCTCTGCTGCCCGGTCGGTGCTCCTGGTGAGGGCCTGGATGTGGCCCAGTGCCGCCTGCGGATCCTTGAACCCGAGGGCCCGCATCCGCGTCTTCGCCGCGTCGGCGGTGAGCTTGAGCCCATCGGTCGAGACGGCGCTGACCGCCTCGAGCAGCGGGGAGAAGAAGATGCGCTGCTGCAGGGCACGCACCTTGCGGGTCGAGTCGCGCCACTGCTTCATCAGGTCGTCGGCCTGGGTGCCCATCGAGCGGGCGATCTGGCTCAGCGCCGCGTCCTCGTCCGGGAGCACGTGGGTGCGGCGCAGCCTGCGCAGTTGCACGCGGTGCTCGAGGACGCGCTGGAAGCGGTAGGCATCTGCCATCTGGGCGCCGTCGCTGCGGCCGATGTAGCCGCTGTCGACCAGTTCCCTCAGCCCTTCGAAGGTGCCGCGCACCCGGATCCGGTCGTCCGCCCTGCCGTGCACGAGCTGGAGGAGCTGGACGGAGAACTCTGTGTCGCGCAGGCCGCCCTTGCCGAGTTTGATCTCGCGGTCGGCCTGCTTGCTCGGGATCAGCGAGATCACCCTCTCGCGCATCGCCCGCGCCTCGGACAGGAACTCCTGGCGCTCCCCTGCCTTCCAGACCATCGGCCACACGAGCTCGACGAAGGCCTCCCCCAGTTGCCGGTCGCCCGCCGCCGGGCGCGCCTTGAGCATGGCCTGGAACTCCCAGTTCTTCGCCCACTTCTCGTAGTAGACGCGGGCGCTGTCGAGGGTGCGCACGAGCGGGCCCGCCTTCCCCTCGGGGCGCAGCGCGGCGTCCACCTGGAAGATGGTGCCCTCGGCGGTGTGCGCCGAGCAGATCCTGGCCTGGGCCGCGGCCAGGCGTGCTGCGACCTGCATGGCGCGTTCGGTGTCGGCGCCGTCGACGGGTTCGGCGATGTAGACAACGTCGACGTCGGAGATGTAGTTGAGCTCCCGCGCCCCCGTCTTGCCCATGGCGAGCACGGCGATGCGGACGAGCTCGGAGTCGGCGACCTCGGCCCGGGCGTAGGCGAGCGAGATCTCGAGCACGGCGTCTGCGACCGCAGCGAGTTCGGCCGCGATGTCGTCGACGATGGTCGCCGGGTCGGAGGCACCCAGGTCGCGCGCTGCGATCTCGGTCAGCGCGATCCGGTTGGCGAGGCGCAGCGCATCCGCCCCGTCGGAGGGGACGCCGTCGACGAGGCCGACCCGGTCGGCGAAGAAGTTCAACCACCCCTCGGGGCCGCGGGCCCGCGGCTCCTCGCGGAGTGCGACGACCTCTGCCGGGTGCCGGACGAGGGTCTGGGCGAGCACGGAGGAGCCGCCGAGCACGAGCAGCAGGCGCCGCAGCCACGCCTCGTCGGCGATCACCTCGTCGAAGACCGGGTCGGCGGAGATGCGTTCGAGGCTGTCGAGCGCCTGGTCGCGGTCGGCGACCCCAGCGAAGAGGGCGAGATCGACCGGCGGCTCCTCACCGATCCTGCTCTGCCAGCGTTCCCAGACGCGCGCGGCGGACGTGGCCGACTCGAAGCCTCTGCGGGCGAACTCGGCGGTCGGGGACGTGTACCTGCTCACCCGGCCACAGTATCGCTCCGGCTATCCTTGCCAGGTCATGTTCAAGCCATCACCCAAGGTCGTCGCCGCGCTGCGCGGCAGGATCGACGACGCCTCCCTCGACGCGGAGCTGGCCCGGAAGCGTCCCGACCTCACCTCGCTGCTGCTGCGCGTGGCCCGCGACGAGGACGGCGACCTCGGCAGGGAGCTGACCGCCGCCGTCTGCCGGGCCGGCTGCGCCCTGCTCGGGGAGCGCCATCCAGGGGCGAGCATCGAGGTGCGGGTGCCGCCGTTCGCGGCCGTCCAGATCGGCTTCGGCAGCGGTCCGCGGCACACGCGCGGAACCCCACCAAATGTCGTGGAGTTCGAGCCGCAGACGTTCATCGACCTCGCGGTCGGCCGGACGGCGTGGGCGGCGGCGCCGAAGCGCGCGAGCGGCGTCCACGCGGATGAGGCTGAGGCGGCCTTCCCGCTCACATGACGCGGATGTGGCGCTCCAGTTCCCACGGGGTGACCTGGCGGCGGTAGGCCGCGAACTCCTCGCGCTTGTTGCGCAGGAAATACTCGTAGACGTGCTCGCCGAGGGTCTCGGCCACGAGCTCCGACTCCTCCATCAGGCGCACCGCCTCGTCGAGGTTGTGCGGAAGCTCGCGCACGCCGAGCGCCTTGCGCTCCCGGTCGCTGAGCCGCGACACCTCGTTCTCGCTCTCCTCGGGCAGCGGGTACTCCTCCTCGATGCCCTTGAGGCCTGCGTTGAGCAGGACGGCGTAGGCGAGGTAGGGATTGACGGCGGAGTCGACGGCGCGGTATTCGATCCGCGCCGAGGACGTCTTGCCGGGCGTGAACTGCGGGATCCTGACCAGCGCGGACCGGTCGGCGCGGCCCCAGCACGCGAACTGCGGTGCCTCGGACCCGGAGACCAGTCGCTTGTACGAGTTGACCCACTGGTTGGTCACGGCCGTGATCTCCGGCGCGTGGCGCAGCAGGCCGGCGATGAAGTGCTTCGCCGTCTTCGAGAGGTTGTACTCGTCCGAGGCGTCGTAGAAGGCGTTGGTGTCACCCTCGAACAGCGACATGTGGGTGTGCATGCCGCTTCCCGCGAACTCGGAGAACGGCTTCGGCATGAACGTGGCGTGGATGCCCTGGCTGACGGCGACCTCACGGACCACGACGCGAAACGTCATCACGTTGTCTGCCATGGTCAGAGCGTCGGCGTAGCGCAGGTCGATCTCGTGCTGGCCCGGCGCCGCCTCGTGGTGGCTGAACTCGACCGAGATGCCCATCTGCTCGAGCATGGTGATCGCGTCGCGGCGGAAGTCGGTCCCGTCGCCGAGCGTCGTGTGGTCGAAGTAGCCGCCCTCGTCGAGGGGCTCCGGAGGCAGCAGGTTGCGCAGCAGAAAGAACTCGATCTCGGGATGGATGTAGTAGGTGAACCCCATGTCGCTCGCCTTCTGCATCGCGCGCTTGAGCACGAAGCGGGGGTCGGCGTAGCTCGGGGACCCGTCGGGCAGCTTGATGTCGCAGAACATGCGCGCCGTCGAGCGGCCCGCCTGGCGCCACGGGAGCACCTGATAGGACGAGGGATCGGGATGGGCGACCATGTCGGACTCGTAGACGCGGGCGAAGCCTTCGATGGCGGAGCCATCGAACCCGACACCCTCCGCGATCGCCCCTTCGACCTCCGCAGGCGCGATCGCCACGGACTTCAGCGAGCCGAGCACATCGGTGAACCAGAGCCGCACGAACCGGATGCCGCGCTCCTCCATCGAGCGGAGGACGAACTCAGTCTGCCTATCCATGCCCGCAAGTGTGCCCGCCGGATGTTACAACCGCGTGACGACCGGAGCGTGAGACGAGGTCAACCTAGACTTGCCCCATGGCTCAGCCCGGCTGGTATCCCGACCCCGAAGGCGGCCCGACCCCGCGCTGGTGGGACGGCCGTTCCTGGGCACCACGACCTCACGGCTCCGGGCAGCCTCCGAAGGGACGCGGAGGCCTCATCATCGGCCTCGCGATCGGCGTCGTGTTCGTCGGCCTCCTGGCGGGGTTGCTGATCCTGCGTCCGTGGGACGGCACCGCCCCCGTCGGCACGGACACCCGCACCGCCCGGCCGACCGGGACGCAGTGGGACGAGCGCAAGACCTCCCCCGATCCCGACGAGGAGGGCTCCGAGCGCCCCTGCCCCATGGCCGAGGGGGACGACTTCGTGCGCGGAAGGGGCAACACGTTCACCTCGAGCGGGATGAGCTTCGACGGCGTGAGCGGATGGGAGGACTCGCTCGGCTGGTCGCTCGACTTCGCGACGCAGCGCACCGGCCAGGAGCAGTGGGTCGCCGAGGGCTGGGTCGCCGCGATCGCCATGGGCGGCCTCGACGTCGACGAGTACTCCTCCGATCCGCGCACCGCCGCGTCCCAGGTGGCCGACTGCATGTCGAGCTGGGTCTACGAGGGGCTGCTCGGCCGCAGCGAGCTGACCGACGACCGCGCCTACACGACAAGCGACGGCGTCGCGGGCTGGCTGCTGGAGTACAACTACTGGAACAACGACGACGTCGAGCTCGAGAACATCGAAGGCGACGTGGTGGTCTTCCTCGTGCTCGACACCGGCGACCCGCAGCGGCTGACCATCTTCCACTCGCAGGTCCCGATCGGCGACGATGCCCTGGCCACGAAGGTCGATGCGGCCCAGTCCTCGCTGCGTCGCGCCTAGCCGTGCGTGTCGCGTGCCGGGGCGGCGCTCCCACCGTCACCTAAACTGGCCCCATGGCACAGCCGGGTTGGTACGCAGATCCCACGGCGCCTGACGGTCGCAGGTACTGGGACGGTCAGCGCTGGATCGACCCGACCCCGCAGAAGAAGACGCCGGCCACCTGGTTGTGGCTGGGGATCGCGCTCGTCGTGGTTGCGAGCATCGTCGCCGCACTGATCCTGTGGCCCAGTGCCGGGAACCCCTTCGCAGCCACGCCCGAGGACACCCGCACCGCCCGACCGACCGGCACCCAGTGGGACGAGCGCCAGCCGTCGGAGACGCCGACTCCCACCCCCGTCGAGACGGGCTTCGGCGAACCGATCGACTGCCCCACCGCCGAAAGTTCGCCGCGCAGTGAGGTGAGAGACGGGAGGCTGTCGAGCGCGGGCCTGTCCATCGAGGCGCCGCGCGGCGAATGGACCGACTCTCCGGCCTACATCGACTGGATGCACGACGACAACTCGATGATCCGCTCGATCGCTCCCGGCTGGATCAGCAACGTGAACCTCGGCTACATCAAGGTCTCCGACGGCTTCTCCGACTCGCTGCCGCAGGCGGCCGAACAGTTCATCACCTGCATGGCCTCCTCCGGCATGTTCGAGAGCTTCGAGAAGCGCGAGGTGCTGCGCAACGAGGACTTCAGCGTCTCCGGCAGGATCGGCTGGCGGCTGACCTCGAACATCTACGTCAGCAACCAGCGCCACAACAACATCGAGGGCGACACCGTCGATGTCGTGCTCGTGCCGACCGAAGACAAGGACAAGATCGCCGTCTACGTCACCTGCGCGACGATCGACCTGAGGGACAATCAGGAAGAGACGAACCAGATGCTGCAGTCCCTGCGCTGGGACGGCTGACGACGGCGCTTCACCGCTGGGTGCTCCGCACACCGCAGCACTAGACTTGGGCCTCGTGAACCCAGTGACCGCGTACGACATCACCCCCATCCGCGACGTCCCCCGCTCCATCCGACGCCCCGAGTACGTGGGCCGTCCGGCGCCCGAGCGCTACACAGGCTCGGATGTGCAGAGCGACGAGGTGATCGAGAGGATGCGCGTCGCGGGTCGGATCGCGCACAGCGCGATGATGGAGGCGTCGAAGGCGATCGCCCCCGGAGTCACCACCGATGAACTCGACCGCGTGGCACACGAGTACATGCTCGATCACGGCGCCTATCCGTCGACGCTCGGCTACCGCGGGTTCCCCAAGTCGATCTGCACCTCCGTCAACGAGGTGATCTGCCACGGCATCCCCGACCTGCGTCCGCTCGAGGACGGCGACCTGGTCAAGATCGACTGCACGGCCTTCATCGACGGGGTGCACGGCGACAACTGCGGCACCTTCTTCTGCGGAGACGTCGACGAGGAGTCGCGGCTGCTCGCGGAGCGCACCCAGGAGGCGATGAACCGCGCCATCCGCGCGGTGAAGCCAGGCAGGCCGATCTCGGTGATCGGGCGCGTGATCGAGGCCTACGCGAAGCGCTTCGGCTACGGCGTGGTGCGCGACTACACCGGCCACGGCGTGCACACCGCCTTCCACTCCGGACTCGTGATCCTGCACTACGACGAGCCGCGCCTCAACACGGTGCTGCAGCCGGGCATGACGTTCACCATCGAGCCGATGCTCACCCTCGGCTCCGCCGAGACCGAGCAGTGGGACGACGACTGGACGGTCGTGACCGTCGACGGTTCTCGCTGCGCCCAGTTCGAGCAGTCGCTGGTGGTCACCCCCGACGGCGCCGAGGTGCTGACCGCCCCCTGAGCGGACAATTCCTCTCAACCAACCGGGGAGGGGAACCCGTAGTGGTGGGTATGAAAGGCACAGATGCAGACGAGGCGTTCAACGGCTTCGTCACCGCACACTCACCGGCCCTGCGCCGCACGGCGTACCTGCTGACCGGGTCGACGTCCGCGGCCGAGGACCTGCTGCAGGACGCGCTGGTCAAGCTGTGGCTCGCCTGGCACCGGGTGGAGGCATCCACCGCGAGCGCCTACACACGTCGGATCATGGTCAACCTGGCCACCGACCGTTGGCGGCGCAGGCGTTACGCGACGGTCCCCGTCGAGGAGGCCGAACGCTTCGCCGACCAGGGCGCCGCCCGCACCTTCGAGGCGAGCGAGGACCGCGCGTTCATCGTCGGCCAGCTCGCCCAGCTGTCTGCGAAGGAGCGCGCCATCGTGGTCCTGCGCTACTACCACGACCTCGCCGAGGCAGACGTCGCGGAAGCGGTCGGCTGCTCGGTCGGCACGGTCAAGTCCACCTGTTCCCGCGCGCTGGCCCGCATCCGTACCCGTGCCGAGGCCGCGCTGATCACCTCGAGGAGCACCTCATGACCCCCATGGATGAGAACGAACTGCGCCGCGAACTCGCGCAGGTCACCGTCCCGCAGCGTGACGACTCCGCCCTCACGGCCTCCGTCATCGCACGTGGACGCGGAATCAAGCGCCGAAGGGGCATCGTGGCCGCCCTGGCCGTCGCCCTCGTTGCGGTCGGCGGCATCGGGCTTGGCGTCTCGCTGATGCCCGGCGAGACGACCGCCCCGGCCACGGCGTCGCCTTCGCCCGCCCCGTCGCAGACGCAGGCCCCGACTGTGCAGTCGCCGTCGCTGCCTGCACCTTCCGCGTCGGCAAGTCCCAGCCCGACGGCGCCGGCCTTCACCCCCGTCTGGACCGACCCGGGAAAGCTGCCCGGCCAGATCGGGGACCTCGGCGGCTGGGTGCTCCCCCTCGACTCGCATGA harbors:
- a CDS encoding ABC transporter substrate-binding protein, with the translated sequence MIDRRGFLLGGLAAGAAVGLAACGTSGGEQGGKVTVGLTYIPNVQFSAFYLGVDRGIFADNGLDVTLRHHGEQEDVFGALLRGGEQVVFASADEAMVAAAGGNDLRTFATSYQTYPLNVIGLDGTLTLPPEPLTVLEGRTLGIPGHFGSSYYAALCAIHRSGLTEQQVTLQDIGYTALSALEAGKVDFIVGFINNELVQLQLRGGTPLALPVTSESEPSLVGPSLITRGGALEDASLKRMADAMAEAQQAVIDDPQAALEATAKQVPALSDATQREAAAKVLEATTQMWLRDGKVDVSVDEAAFARMGEFLTEAGIIEAPPEAPYISL
- a CDS encoding catalase, with the translated sequence MSNRETMGEQQPIGVSTRLNGAPAESDAHSLTVGNDGPIVLHDVHLVEQLAHFNRERVPERTPHAKGSGAFGTFTVTNDVTAYTKAAPFQPGAETKMVARFSTVAGEQGSPDTWRDVRGFSTRFYSTEGNLDIVGNNTPVFFLRDPMKFPHFIRSQKRLPSSGLRDNNMQWDFWTASPESAHQVTYLMGDRGLPKSWRHMHGFSSHTYMWINAAGEKHWVKYHFRTNQGEENLTAAEAEKIAGADADYHRRDLHEAIERGEFPSWTLHVQVMAYADAEDYRFNPFDLTKTWSQKDYPLIEVGVMELNKNPDNFYAQIEQAAFSPSNIIPGTGISPDKMLMARVFAYPDAHRARIGSNFHQLPVNQPVTKEFNNYAEQGHMQYHHTGDAPVYAPNSYGRMFSEAQGVAEDGWESDGALVRSAATLHAEDDDFGQAGTLVREVFDDEQRDRFVETVSGQLLGGLTPEVLERAFQYWKNVDETIGQRIEDAVRAAG
- a CDS encoding bifunctional [glutamine synthetase] adenylyltransferase/[glutamine synthetase]-adenylyl-L-tyrosine phosphorylase — its product is MSRYTSPTAEFARRGFESATSAARVWERWQSRIGEEPPVDLALFAGVADRDQALDSLERISADPVFDEVIADEAWLRRLLLVLGGSSVLAQTLVRHPAEVVALREEPRARGPEGWLNFFADRVGLVDGVPSDGADALRLANRIALTEIAARDLGASDPATIVDDIAAELAAVADAVLEISLAYARAEVADSELVRIAVLAMGKTGARELNYISDVDVVYIAEPVDGADTERAMQVAARLAAAQARICSAHTAEGTIFQVDAALRPEGKAGPLVRTLDSARVYYEKWAKNWEFQAMLKARPAAGDRQLGEAFVELVWPMVWKAGERQEFLSEARAMRERVISLIPSKQADREIKLGKGGLRDTEFSVQLLQLVHGRADDRIRVRGTFEGLRELVDSGYIGRSDGAQMADAYRFQRVLEHRVQLRRLRRTHVLPDEDAALSQIARSMGTQADDLMKQWRDSTRKVRALQQRIFFSPLLEAVSAVSTDGLKLTADAAKTRMRALGFKDPQAALGHIQALTRSTDRAAEIQRQLLPAMLGWFAEGPNPDFGLLAFRQLSEALGTASWYLRALRDDGYMAHRLARIASSSRYVVDLLSRAPDMIRMLGSNEELRPRSAQELATSMQRAASRHDDLDKAIASVRALRRSELCRIALADVLGLADLTAVGTALSDLASATIDAGLFLARREIDACDVGVIALGRWGGYEMSYSSDADCMFVVPDGVEPEEITKATSLVRRAAEIVGKPGPDPALVIDSDLRPEGKGGPQVRTVGSYIAYYDKWASTWEAQMLLRARPGAGNRELAGRVLESTDRFRYRDGGLTQQQVVEIRKLKARMEKERIPRGVARDRHLKLGPGGLSDVEWTVQLLQLQHAHAHVELRTPSTMAALDALAELDLVTAQQASRLAGAWRRASELRDAMMLVRGRASDSMPADARELAAIADVLGYPTGQASRLDDETRRLLRRAHEVTEELFWT
- a CDS encoding ABC transporter permease; the encoded protein is MNRRQRLSHLGLWSAYTARTRPLKGRWMPALAAASLIVGIWWAVTAAGLIGPYLLPGPGEVLGRMLDQAATGVAWRYLAPTLTAAVLGAVIAVLVALPLGVCIAHSRVLAAVVEPFVALSQTVPLVAIAPLLVLWIGYGTVPIAVLCAIVAFFPIVTTTVVGLRSLDMRVVENAMLDGASGWQRLVHIEAPMAAPAILAGVRGGVVLAMTGAVVGELVMGGTGMGTLLTLSRDAADTAGVFAVVAWVSISALILHGLVTLLERAAVNRLQGESS
- a CDS encoding Fur family transcriptional regulator; the protein is MEKDWNHDLRDAGLRVTAGRVAVLSELDAHPHSGVTELAEAVRSRIGSTSLQAVYDTLSALHRSGLIRRVEPAGQPPRYEIQHGDNHHHLMCRSCAAMFDVACSVGHSPCLSPSDARGFVVDEAEVIYWGLCAQCNESHER
- a CDS encoding sterol carrier family protein, which translates into the protein MFKPSPKVVAALRGRIDDASLDAELARKRPDLTSLLLRVARDEDGDLGRELTAAVCRAGCALLGERHPGASIEVRVPPFAAVQIGFGSGPRHTRGTPPNVVEFEPQTFIDLAVGRTAWAAAPKRASGVHADEAEAAFPLT